DNA from Corynebacterium aurimucosum ATCC 700975:
GCAGTATGGCCCCAAACCGCCGACGCCTGCGCAGCAGGCGCGCTTCCAGCAGGGCGATGCCGTTACGGACATGTGGCCCGTCACCACGCAATTTCCAGCGCAGCGCCCCACCTACACGGTGCCCGGCAAAGATGACCCGAGCGCCCCAACGAACTCGCAATAGCGTAGAATAGCCGGTCTGAAAGCTTTCACACTTCATCCCAGGAGGACTCCGTGCCACCAAAGGTCACAGATACTCAGCCCGCCGCTGATCAGACTCATGCAGTAGAGGAAGAGACCGCTCGCGCCGCGCGTCGCGTCGTCGCCACCTATGCGGAGGATTTCCTCGACGGCGTTACCCTCATGTCGATGCTGGGCGTCGAACCAGAAGGCTTGGTCCACCGCAAGGTTTTGGCTGAGCAAGCCGATGCCGCTTCGAAGAAGAGCAGCAAGAAGGCAACGAAGAAGGCCTCCAAGAAGTCCACCAAGAAGACGACGAAGAAGGCCACGAAGAAAGCCACCAAGAAGGCCACTAAGAAGTCGACCAAAAAGGCTACCAAGAAGGCAACTAAAAAGGCCGCGAAGAAGGCCTAGTTATGTCCGGGCGCAGCAATAGCTTCGTAGTCGTGGCCAACCGGCTGCCGGTGGACCTCGAAACCGCCGCCGACGGCACCCGTGAGTGGAAGGCCTCCCCCGGTGGCCTCGTCACCGCGCTCTCCCCTGTCCTAGAAGAACACCAGGGCTGTTGGGTGGGCTGGCCCGGCGTGGCCGACGAGGCTCCCGAGCCTTTCACCACCGACAACGGCGTCCTGCTTCACCCGGTACGCCTCACAAATGAGGATTTTGAGGCCTTTTACGAGGGTTTTTCCAATGCCACCCTGTGGCCGCTCTATCACGACCTCATCGTCACTCCCATCTATAACCGCGATTGGTGGGACACCTACCGCGAGGTCAACCTGCGTTTTGCCAACGAGGTAGCGGCCGTCGCTGCGGAGAATGCCACGGTGTGGGTGCAGGACTATCAGCTGCAGCTGGTGCCTGGCATCCTGCGCCAGCTGCGCCCCGATCTCACTATCGGTTTCTTCCTCCACATCCCCTTCCCTTCCCCGGATCTCTTCCGCCAGTTGCCGTGGCGTGAGGAGCTGGTGCGGGGGCTTCTCGACGCCAATCTGATCGGCTTCCACCTCGAATCCAACGCCCGCAATTTCTTGGAGCTGGCCCGCACCCAGGGCCTCACAGTAGAAGGCGAGGTCAGCACCCGCGAGGTCACCGCGCACATCGTGACGAATAGCGGTCATTCCGTCGGGGTCGGCGCCTTTCCCATCTCCATTGCAGCGAGTGAGTTCGCTGAGGGTGGCGATACGGGGGACGTTGCCCAGCTCCGCGCTGAGTTGGGCAACCCCGCACACGTCATTTTAGGTGTGGACCGCTTGGATTACACGAAGGGCATCCTGCAGCGCCTCACCGCCTTCGAGGAACTCCTCGAGACCGGGGCGCTGAACCCGGAGAAGGTGACCTTCGTCCAACTGGCTACTCCCTCGCGCGAGCGCATCGATCACTACCGTGCCACGCGCTCGAAGGTGGAGGAAGCTGTGGGCCGCATCAATGGACGCTTCGGGCGCCTCGGTGCGCCGGTGGTGCATTACCAGCACAGCTCCGTCCCGAAAGACGTACTGCGGCGCTACTACCGGCTCGCGGACATCATGCTGGTCACGCCGTTCAAGGACGGCATGAATCTGGTGGCCAAGGAATACGTGGCTTCCCACAGCGATGGCTCCGGCGCGCTCGTGCTCTCCGAATTCGCGGGCGCTGCAGCAGAGCTCACCCAAGCCAACCTGTGCAATCCCTTCGACATCGAGTCCATCAAGCGCGCGCTACTCTCCGCGGTCAAGGCACTGGAGGAATCCCCCGAGACCATGCGCGAGCGCATGACAGCCATGAACCAGCAGGTGCGTCAGCACGATATCGCGCTGTGGTCGCAGTCCTTCCTCGGCGCGTTGGACCAGGAGCAAGCATGACGCGGCGCCGAACAACTGCAGCGCTCACCTCTGTGCTCAGCACTGCGCTGCTCGCGCTTGGGGTGGCCGGGTGCGCTTCCACGGAGGAGGAACCTACCCCACGCGGCGACGATCGCATTGTGGGCAAGGATTGGCAGGTCATCAACCTCTATACATCTCCGGATGCTCCTTCCTCCCTGCCCGCCGATACCGCGCAGGTGCCGCACATGAGCTTCGGTGAACACACCGCCGTGGGCTCAACTGGCTGTGTCTCCTTCACTGCTGAGGTTTCCTTCCACAAGGATGACAAGGCCTCCACGATCTGGGAGGGCGACGTAATGCGAGTGGAGAAAGCCACCTACGAGAGCCCGCCGCGCAGTGCTGATTGCGAGGGCTCGGTGCAGTGGGCCGATTCGCTCATGCGCAACCTCATCGCCGAAGGCCATGAATTTGACTTTGCCCTTAACCCCAACAATCAACTGGTCTTGACGCTGCGCACCGACAAGGTGGATTCCCCCATCATCCGCATGGCCTCACTGTAGCCCTGAAGATTTCAGCGCTAGGGTGGGGACCATGATTGATGCCCTTGCCTCCGCTGAACACCTCGCGGTCGTTTCCGACTTTGATGGCACCTTGGCAGGCTTTGCCCGTAACGCATATGAAGTAAGCCCAGAGCAGCGCTCGCTCGATGCCCTGGCCGCCCTAGCTCAACTCCCGAACACTACCGCCGCGGTGCTCTCTGGCCGGCACCTAGAGGGCCTAAAACAGGTGTGCCCGCTGCGCGAACCGGTGCTTTTTGGCGGCTCACACGGAGCCGAGTCCTCGTGGGAGGATTCCGTCCTCACCCCAGAAATGGAAGCGCACCTGGCTAAGAAGGAAGCAGAGCTCAAGGAGATCATCGCCCGCCACCCCGGCGCGGAATTGGAAATCAAGCCCTTCCAGCGCGTGCTGCACCTGCGCGCATTGGAATTACAGGACCCGGACGCCGCGGCCGCAGCCTATGCGGAAGGCGCGGCGTTGAGCGCCGATGGCTTCCCCAAAACAGAAGGCAAATGCGTCGTCGAGTTCTCCGCAACGCAAGCCACGAAAGGCACGTGGATTGAGGCCCTCCGCCAGCGCGTCGGCGCCACGGCGGTGGTCTTCTTAGGGGATGACACCACCGATGAAGACGGCTTCGCCGTGCTCAACCAGCCGCCAGACCTCGGCGTCAAGGTCGGCGAGGGAGATACGCAAGCCGCTTTGCGTGTGCCCGATATCTGGGCCGTATCCGATTTTCTGGAAGAACTCGCCGCCGCACGCGCGCAGCACAGCGCTTAAGCTCCGGCCGGGGCCACTGTGCGCCCAGGGTGGAAGGTGGTCTCCAACAACACGCGCGGCACCTCGCCGCGCCCCTCGATGAGTCCCGCCAGCATGCGCCCGGCTGCTGCCCCTTTCTCCTTATTCGGTTGCACGACGGTGCTTAGCCCCAGCGCCAGGGCGGGCGCGATCCCGTCGAATCCGGTGACGGACAGCTGCTCGGGAACAGCGATTCCGTGGTCGCGCGCATAAGCCATCACGCCGAGCGCCATCGAATCCGTCGTGCACAACACCGCGGTGAGATCCGGGTACTTAGTCAGCAGCTCCTCCGCGGCCGCATAGGCCGTACGCGGATCATTGATGTGGCGCGTCACCACGGGGATACGCGCGGGATCGAGGCCGGCTTGTGCGAAGACGTCGAGCGCACCCAACACGCGGGAGCGCTGCACGTGCATATCCGCCGCGGCGAGCTGCGCGGCCGTCACTTCGCCGTCGAGACGCTCACGGTGCAGGCGGATGGTGAGGATTCCGATGCGGGTATGGGAGGCGTCGACAAGCGCCTGCGCCGCCGGGGCAATCGCGGCGCGGTCATCGATGCCCACGAAGGGCAAGCCCGAATCCGTGGGCTGGTCGCACACCACCACCGGCAGGCCACGGCGCCGCACGGCATCAAGGTAAGCATCACCCGCCGCCACGGAATAGACCACAAAACCGTCGACCGCCGCCGACCCTACGAGCTGCGCTGCATGGGCGTCATTGGGAGCACCAACGGTATCTGGGCCGGCGGGGATGAGAGTAAGCGTCGTGCTCGCCCCTGCCGAGGCCTCCGCCATGCCGGCGAGGAAATCCACCGAGGCCATGTCCTCGAAGGCATAGGACAGGTGCTCAGTAAGCAGGACGCCCAGCGAACCCTGGCGGCGCGTGCGCAAGCTGCGCGCGGTGGGATCCGGGCCTGTGTAGCCGTGCTCCGCCGCGGCGGCGAGGATGCGCTCCCGGGTGGCAGGCGCCAGCTGGTCCGGCCGGTTGTACGCGTTGGACACCGTGGTGGGCGAAACCCCGAGTTCGGCGGCCAGGGAGGCCAGCGTCGTGCTGCGTTTGGACATGACGGTAAGGTTACCCGTTTTCAACTCATTATCATTTGACAACAATTTTCACTAAAGCGTAGAAATAGGGACATGACCACTTCCCTCTCACGCCGTGCTTTCCGACGTCCCACCGCCCTCCTCTTCGCTGCCACCCTGGGCGCCGCCACGCTGAGCGCCTGCTCCTCCAGCGGCGATAACGCCGACGGCGGTTCGGATGCCGGTTCCGATAAGGAGACAATCCAGGTCGTCGCCTCGACCTCCATCTGGGCTGATGTGGCCCAGGCGGTCGTCAACACCGCGCAGACCGACGTCAACATCGACGTCCACGCCATCGTGAGCGGTAACAGCGTGGACCCACACCATTTCGAGCCCACCGCCGCGGATATCGCCCGCGCCAACGAGGCCGACGTCATCATCGCCGGTGGCGGCGGCTACGACGCATGGCTTTACCAAGCGGTCAAGAACCAAGACCAGATCATTCACGCCCTGCCGCTCACCGCGCATGACCATGGCGATCATGATCATGGAGAACATGAGCATGGCGAGGAACACGACCATGCGCATGACCATGATGAACATGCGCATGACCATGACCACGCTCATGAAGGCGAGACCGTGACCATGGACGAGGCCAAGAAGATCGCCGCCGAGCACCCCGAGCAAATCACCAACATCGATGGCAACGAGCACGTGTGGTACGACGCCGCAGCCATCGAGAAGGTGGCGACCGAAGTGGCCGAGCTCGTTAACGAAACCAACCCAGAAGCCAAGGCCACCGCTGATCCGCTAGTCGAGCGCGTGGAGGGCCTGAAGGCACGCATCGAGAAGCTCCCGCAGCGCAATTACGCGCAGACCGAGCCCATCGCGGACTACATCTTCAAGTACACCGATGCCACTCCGGAGGGTTACCGCAAGGCCACCGTCGCCGAGAGCGAACCCACCGCCGCGGATTTGGCCCGCTTCCTTGAGGACATCAAGCAGGACAAGATCGACCTGCTCATCTTTAACCCGCAGACCGAAACCGACATGACCAAGCGCATCCGCGCCGCCGCCGAGGACAAGAACATCCCGGTGGTAGAGATTGGGGAAACCCCACCGGAGGAGACCAACTTCCTCGACTACTACGAAGAAGTCGTCAACGCACTCGAGGCTGTGTAAGTGCTCATCTCTTTTAAGAATGCCGCAGTAGAACCACTGTGGTCGGACATGAACCTCGCCGTAGACCGCGGCGAGTTCATCGCCGTTTTAGGCCCCAACGGCGTGGGCAAGTCCACGCTGCTGGGAACTATCTTGGGCACCCGCCAGCTGACCGCGGGCAGTGTGGGTGTCACGTGCCGCGTGGGCTTTATCCCGCAGCAAAGAATGTTCCCCCAAGACCTGCCCCTGCGCGCCCGGGATCTCGTGTCACTCTCCCTGGCGCATGGCACGCTGCGTAACCGACGGCCTGCTCGGGGCCGCGTCGATGAGGTCCTCGCCGAAGTTGGCGCCACCGGCATCGCTGACCGCCGCGTGGGCCAGCTCTCCGGCGGGCAGCAACAGCTCATCCGCCAAGCCCAGGCCCTAGCCAACGACCCAGAGCTCATCCTCGCGGACGAACCGCTATTGTCCTTGGACCCGGCGCGACAGCAGGCGACCGTCGCCAAGCTCGACGCCTGGCGGCACGAGCGCGGCACCTCCGTGCTCTTCGTTACCCACGGCATCAACCCGGTACTAGGCGTGGTGGATAAGGTGCTCTACCTCGCGCCCAATGGCCACACCTTCGGCACGGTCGATGAGGTCATGCGTTCTGAGGTGCTCTCGGAACTCTATGGCTCCTCCGTGACCGTCCTCAACGTCGATGGGAGGCTCATCGTTGTCTAAGTTCATCGAGGATACCCACTACCTGCTGGGTGTTGATTTCGTGCAATCCTCACTCATCGCCTGCGCGCTGCTCGGAATCCTCTCCGGAGTGATGACCTCACTTATCGTCCTGCGCCAGATGTCCTTCTCCGTACACGCCACCTCAGAGCTCGCGCTCATGGGCGCGGCCGCGGCTTTGCTGTTCGGCCTCAACATCGGCTTTGGCGCGATTGCTGGCGCCATCGTCGCGGCCATCATCCTGGCGGTGCTGGGGCTCAAGGGCCAGCAAGACAGCGCCATCGGCGTGGTCATGAGCTTTGGCCTGGGCCTCTCAGTGCTGTTCCTGCACCTCTACCCCGGCAACGCCAAGACCGCGATGACGCTCCTGACGGGACAGATCGTCGGCGTTTCTTCCGCGTCGGTGTGGCTGCTCGCCGCCACGACCGCCATCATCGTTGCCGTGGTGGCGTTGTTCTGGCGCCCGCTGCTCTTCGCTTCTGCGGATCCCGTCATGGCCCAAGCCGCCGGCGTGCCGGTGAAGTCCTTGGCGGTCTGCTTCGCCATCCTCGTGGGCCTGACGGCCGCGCAGTCGGTGCAGATCGTCGGTTCCCTTCTCGTCATGGCGCTGCTCATTACCCCGGGCGCAGCGGCGGTACAGATTACATCCTCCCCGCTGCGCGCGGTGGTGTGGTCCACCATCTTCGCGGAGGTCTCCGCCGTGGGCGGCCTGGTCCTCTCCCTGGCGCCGGGCCTGCCCGTCTCGGTCTTCGTCACGAGCATCTCTTTTGTTATTTACCTGGTCTGCCGCGGCATCGGCTGGGCTCGCAGCCGCAAGGCCGTCCGCGACGACGTCGCCGCCCGCCGCGCCTCCCAGGAACACTTCCGCGCCGCCACCGATCGCGCCGACGCCGAGACACACCACACCTCGACGCACGATGAGCACTGCGCGCATCAGGATTAGGCTAGATGCGTGACTTTGGAACGCCGTAGCCTCGAATTACAAGACCGCACCCGCACGTACCTCGTGTACCGCCCGAATGATGACGTCGAGCGCCAGAGAGACCTCCTCCTGTTCTTCCACGGCTCCCTGCAATCCGCGAACGTCATCCGCCGCTTCACTAACGGCACGTTCGATGACCTCGCCACCCGCCACGGCATGCTTGCGGTCTACCCCACCGGCGTGGAACAGCACTTTAACGATGCCCGCGCCACCCTGCCCGTCGCCGCGCGCGAGCTGGGCATCGATGACGTCGCCTTCACGCGCGCCATCCTCGACGAGCTGCGCGCGGAGCAGGAGGTTGGCCGCGTGTTCCTCTGCGGCTTCTCCAACGGCGGGCAGATGGTTATCCGCTTGCTCTTCGACGCCCCCGGGCTTGCCGATGCCGCCTGCGTCTTCGCCTCCACTCTCGGCGCCGGCGCCAACCATGCGCCCACCAATCCGGACTCGGCGTACCAACCCACCCCGGTCATGTTCGTCCACGGCACGGGCGACCGGCTCGCGCCCTATACGGGCGGAACGGCGGGCATTGACCCGAAGCGCACCCGCGGTGCCGTCACCGGCGCGCAGGAGAACGCCGCACGCTTCGCGGAGCTCAACCATGCCGCCGGCCCAGAGCGCACCCACCTTTTCCCCGACACCGTTGTCGACCGCTGGGAGCCGGCAGACGCCACCGGCGCGCCGGTCGAGCTCGTGAGCGTCGAGGGCATGGGCCACGTCATCCCGTCGGGCAACGAGCTGGACCCACGCCTGGGTAAAAACACGGATTCCTTCATCGCTGCCGAGCTCGTGGAGGAATTCTTCGGGCTCTAGACTGCACGTGCGCCCCATCGTGTCTCACTCCACTCAGCCCCAACCTCGGGTCGAGGCCGTTCGTAGGTGAGCGTCGAGAAGCAATAATTGTGGATTACCGACCAGTGCTTTGGCGATTCCTAGACGCTGTTTCATACCGAGCGAAGCATGCTCGCAGGAAACACTGTGGTGCAATGAAAGGCCTACAAGGGATAAAAGATCCTTCAGTTCATCATTCAGTGAACCTTGTTGTAGTGGTCGGCAATGTCGTTGACGATCGCGTAGAGGTCGCGTTCCATCGCGTAGGTTTTCTTTTCTCGCGTACTGACTAATCACACTTGCGACCCGTTGTTATCTAGAGAATTATTACGTCCCAGCGTGATGTTGCACACGTCTGTGCATGTATGTACTCTCGATGTCACGGTTTGCTGGCGAAGATTCTTCAAGTTACCCGCAGCTGAATCTGTACAAGGTGAAAACGGCAGGCAAAGGACCGAGTCGTCCTCGTCTCTAAGCCGTGGAACCCCAATCCTCCAGAACCTTGTATTCGGCACACGCACGCAATCTGAATGTTCAAGATGTGAAGTACTGGCCAGCAACCAAGAAGTAAAGATCGCCATCCAGCTTTCTCCGCCCTGAATCTAGCATCCGGAGGCGTAGAGAAACTCACGCAACGACTGAAACGCCAGCGTCTGTGTCACGTCGCGCAGCTCAAGGAAGAACCCATCTTCTGTAATTTCAACAATCCGCGCACCGGGGATGGCTGCCACAATCGGCGAGTGCGTCACCACGATGAACTGCGCACCCGCCTCCGCGGCGCGATGGATTTCCGCCATGAGCGTCATCTGCCGCACGAGCGAAAGCCCAGATTCCGGCTCGTCGAGGATGTAGAGCCCGCGCCCATCAAAGGAACGCTGCACGACGTCCATGACGGACTCGCCATGCGACATCGCGGTCGAACCAACGTTGTAGTGCGCCTCCGCTCGCAGGAAGTAGCCGTCCTTGGGCGCGGTACCTAGCCGCAGGCTCGCCCACCTCCGGAGGGGATTGATGGGACCGGCGGAGCGCTGCACACCCCATATCCCACCGCGCTCAGGAAAGCCGTACTCGAAGGCAATGCCCTCGGCGAGCGTCGACTTTCCTACCCCGTTGTCCCCGGTCAGCACGGTCACCGGCGCACGCAGGTCCAGTCCTTGGCGTCGCAGCGCCACGAAACCAGGAACGGAGGACACCCACTCAGGTCCGTGGCCGCCGTCCAGCGCGGCATAGGCGTCGACATAGAAGTCTCTCATTCGCCCTCCCCAATAAGAAACGCGGCGGTTCCCAATGGATCGGCAAGGAACTCGCGCGCGGCGTGGACAGCTTCCGTCGCTTCGGGAGCGACGGGCGCAATCCCCTTGTCGCCGAACGCGTAGACGGTCGCGCCTTGCATGCTGAGGAAGACTGGCGAGTGCGTCGCGAGGATGACCTGCGCGCCCTGGGCGGCGAGGCGCTCGAGCTGCGTGACAACCTCGACCTGCCGGGGATAGGACAAGCCGTCTTCCGGCTCGTCGAGAATGATCATTCCGTCAGAATGGAAGCGTCTCTCGACGAGGGCGAGCAGACCCTGGCCGTGGCTGAGAAACGGCAGGTCACTGAGCGGATCGGGATTCTCCGGGCTGTGGATCTGGTGGTGATACTCGCTCAAGTTGAGGAAGGTCTCGCCGCGCAAGAAGTACACGTCGCGCGGGTTGTGCGCCCGCGAGCAGATGAGCCACTCGGGATAGTCCTCGTCGCCGGTGGCAAACCGGGCGTGGCGCGAGCCGCCCTCGGGATTGACGCCAAGCCCCACGGCGATGGCCTCGAGCAGCGTGGATTTTCCGGCGCCGTTATCCCCCACGACGACGGTCACGGGCGTAGGCAAACGCAAGGCGCCGCCGGGCAGCGCTGCGATGAGCACGCCCAGGCGGCGCATGTGTTCCGGCACGCCGGGCAGTCCCTCCCCAATAAGCTCCGGGGCGGGACGCACACTCGTGAGGAACATGGCGACGAAAGCGTGAGCCTACTTCTGGGCCGCGCGACGCTGGCGGGCGAACTCGGAAAGCACCGCACCTGCCGCCACGGAGGCGTTGAGGGATTCAACCCAGTCGGTCATGGGGATGGACATGATGGCATCGCAGTTCTCGCGGACGAGGCGCGAAATGCCTTTGCCCTCAGAGCCGATGACGATGACAACGGGGTCGGTGCCACCGTTGTAAGTATCGAGGGTGTGCTCGCCTCCCGCATCCAGGCCAACAACCTGGTAGCCGGCCTTCTGGAAGTCCTGGACCGTGCGGGTCACGTTGGTCACGCGAGCCACCGGCAAGCGCGCGGCGGTGCCGGCGGAGGTACGCCAGGCCACCGCGGTGACGGAGGCGGAGCGACGCTCTGGGATGATGACACCATGGCCGCCGAAGGCCGCGACGGAGCGGATGACTGCGCCGAGATTGCGCGGGTCGGTGATGTTATCGAGGATGACGAACATACCCGGTTCCTGAGCATCGCGGGCCCGATCCATCAGGTCATGGACGTCAGCATACTTGTACGGCGGGATCTGCAGACCAATGCCCTGGTGCATGCCGTTGCCGGTCATGCGATCCATCTCGTGGCGCTGGACCTCCAGGATCGGGATGTTGCGAGTATTGCACATGGCTACGGCCTCGGAAAGGCGGGCGTCGTTGCGCGTGCCTTGCACGATGTAGAGCGACGTTGCCGGAACCTTGGCGTGGAGGCACTCGATGACCGGGTTACGGCCGACGACCATCTCCGCGGTCTCCTTGTCGTGGCGGCCTGAATTGCGGCGCTCGCGCTCTAGCTTCGCCTTGTGCTTGGCGTGGTAGACGCGGTCCTCCGCCTTAGGCGTGGGGCCCTTGCCAGCCAGTCCCTTGCGGCGCTGACCGCCAGAGCCCTTGGTGGCACCCTTCTTATTCGTCTTGCGGATACCTGCGCCGCCGCGGCCGTGGGTACGTGCCATAATTCTTCTCCTTTGTTGTCCTCGGCTTATGCCAAGGACGGCTAATCCGCCAGGGACCAGGTGGGGCCGTCGGCGGTGTCGGTGATGGTTATACCCGCGGCTGCAAGGCGGTCGCGCACGGCGTCCGCAGTAGCCCAATCCTTTTCTGCGCGGGCGGTGGTGCGACGCTCCAATTCGGCTCGGACGAGGACGTCCAGGGCCGCTTCAGCGCCGCTTTCTTCGCCACTATCTTTCCACTGTTCGTCCAGCGGATCAAAGCCAAGAACCGCAGCCATGGCGCGCACCGCCCCGGCGAGGCGCTTGGCCTCCTCACGGTTGCCTTCACTCAGTGCCTTATTGCCCGCGCGCACGGTGGTGTGGATTTCCGCCAACGCCTTCGGCACAGCGATGTCATCATTCATCGCTTCTTCGAAGGCCGGGGTCCACTCGCCCTTTTCCACGTTTTCGAACTTGCCCACGAAGTCCTCGATGCGGCGGTAGCCGGCCGCGGCCTCGGTCAGCGCTGCCTCGGAGTATTCGAGGACCGAACGGTAGTGCGCAGAGCCCAGGTAGTAGCGCAGCTCCACCGGGCGGACGATCTCCAACATGTTGGCAATGGAGAGCACATTGCCCAAGGACTTCGACATCTTCTCACCGGCCATGGTGACCCAGTGGTTGTGCATCCAGTAGTTGGCGAACTTGTCGCCCGCCGCATGGGACTGCGCGATCTCATTTTCGTGGTGCGGGAACTGCAGGTCCAAGCCACCGCAGTGGATATCGAACTCGCCGCCTAGGTAGTAGGTGGACATGGCGGAGCACTCCAAGTGCCAGCCCGGCCGGCCACGACCCCACGGGGTA
Protein-coding regions in this window:
- the cysS gene encoding cysteine--tRNA ligase: MSTLRIFDTATRSQREFEPVRPGHASIYLCGATPQSQPHIGHLRSGVAFDILRRWLSAQGYDVALVRNVTDIDDKILTKAAENNRPWWEWVSTYEREFTKAYNTLGVLPPSVEPRATGFVTQMVEYMQRLIDAGFAYAVPNGTAGGEDDSGSVYFDVAAWNATEGSDYGSLSGNRVEEMEQGETDNAGKRSPQDFALWKAAKPGEPSWPTPWGRGRPGWHLECSAMSTYYLGGEFDIHCGGLDLQFPHHENEIAQSHAAGDKFANYWMHNHWVTMAGEKMSKSLGNVLSIANMLEIVRPVELRYYLGSAHYRSVLEYSEAALTEAAAGYRRIEDFVGKFENVEKGEWTPAFEEAMNDDIAVPKALAEIHTTVRAGNKALSEGNREEAKRLAGAVRAMAAVLGFDPLDEQWKDSGEESGAEAALDVLVRAELERRTTARAEKDWATADAVRDRLAAAGITITDTADGPTWSLAD